One stretch of Schlesneria sp. DSM 10557 DNA includes these proteins:
- the gatC gene encoding Asp-tRNA(Asn)/Glu-tRNA(Gln) amidotransferase subunit GatC, whose protein sequence is MELTRSVVQKVADLARLKVSDHELDTLVSDLSAIVGYVEILNELDTTGIAPMVHAVELQNVLRPDVVAESLDRQLALSNAPRTDGSYFLVPAIIDSE, encoded by the coding sequence ATGGAACTCACGCGCAGCGTAGTTCAAAAAGTCGCAGATCTCGCACGCCTGAAGGTTTCTGACCACGAGTTAGATACACTTGTCAGCGACCTCAGCGCAATCGTCGGTTATGTGGAGATCCTCAACGAACTGGATACCACAGGGATCGCGCCGATGGTGCATGCTGTAGAACTTCAAAATGTTCTGCGGCCCGATGTCGTCGCCGAGTCGCTCGATCGGCAACTGGCATTGTCGAACGCACCCCGCACCGACGGCTCTTACTTCCTAGTCCCCGCGATCATCGACAGTGAATGA
- the rpmB gene encoding 50S ribosomal protein L28 — protein MGSECAICQKKPVRGNQKVERGKAKYLGGNGRKTTGITKRWFRPNLQSLRMQLGESSKRVRVCVQCLRSGLVVKRVVKKPFTIEG, from the coding sequence ATGGGTTCTGAGTGCGCTATTTGTCAAAAGAAACCGGTTCGCGGCAACCAGAAGGTCGAACGCGGTAAGGCAAAGTACCTGGGCGGTAACGGTCGCAAGACGACCGGTATCACGAAGCGCTGGTTCCGCCCCAACCTTCAGTCTCTGCGGATGCAGTTGGGCGAATCATCCAAGCGAGTTCGCGTATGCGTTCAGTGCCTTCGCTCGGGCCTGGTGGTCAAGCGAGTGGTCAAGAAGCCATTCACCATCGAAGGCTGA
- a CDS encoding STAS domain-containing protein, giving the protein MAVQRRFKRMLIDVRDEFYLLQLGEMEIWDGADLALLREGLFRLIHDERCESIAIDMQYVKYIPSGFFGMLFDWQEKCGTWFALTSPQPNVQRMLWFRQFFKLNSDGVYEMMSEPQESLLPPEATSEVCLTGQTV; this is encoded by the coding sequence ATGGCAGTTCAGCGGCGCTTTAAACGGATGCTGATCGATGTTCGGGATGAGTTCTACCTTCTGCAACTTGGCGAGATGGAGATCTGGGACGGTGCTGACCTCGCGCTGCTTCGCGAAGGGCTGTTTCGCTTGATTCACGATGAGCGTTGTGAGTCGATTGCGATCGACATGCAGTATGTCAAATACATTCCCAGCGGGTTCTTCGGAATGCTGTTTGACTGGCAGGAGAAGTGTGGAACCTGGTTCGCCCTGACGTCTCCACAGCCCAATGTGCAAAGAATGCTGTGGTTCCGACAATTCTTCAAATTAAACAGCGACGGCGTCTACGAGATGATGTCGGAGCCGCAGGAGTCGCTGCTTCCTCCGGAGGCTACTTCCGAGGTCTGCTTGACCGGGCAGACCGTCTGA
- a CDS encoding DUF1501 domain-containing protein produces MALLSMLAQDQAVRASDDVKLPIRPLINPEAPTAQRAPHFPPRASRVVMIFCSGALSHVDSFDYKPELIKRNGQPLPGADKLITFQGEQGNLVAPQWEFKPRGESGKMISELLPHLAELADEMCFIHSMTAKSNTHGPAENQMSTGFTLDGFPSIGAWISYALGSETADLPSFVAIPDPRGVPQAASNNWNSAFLPAVFQGTPFNADKPIANLSRPAEIPEANEVATLDFLKRLNRRHLEQHQGDSNLAARIASYELAARLQLRAAEVSDLSRESQETQALYGILDDNPVKAGFGRNCLLARRLLEQGVRFVQLFNGSYAMGEGVGNWDGHKTLKSQYEVHAPILDQPAAALLTDLKRTGLLEDTLVVFVTEFGRMPTFQKGASGRDHNPKGFTTWLAGAGVKRAYSYGATDDFGHTAVVQPTTIYDLHATILHLLGLDHERLSFYHNGIERRLTDVHGHVLHDILA; encoded by the coding sequence ATGGCCCTTTTGTCGATGCTGGCTCAGGATCAAGCTGTTCGCGCAAGCGACGACGTCAAACTTCCCATTCGACCGTTGATCAACCCTGAAGCTCCGACGGCACAACGGGCACCCCATTTCCCTCCCCGCGCCTCACGCGTGGTCATGATCTTCTGCTCGGGCGCCCTCAGCCATGTCGATTCGTTCGACTACAAACCGGAACTGATCAAACGCAACGGGCAACCCCTTCCCGGTGCCGACAAACTGATCACCTTTCAGGGGGAACAGGGGAACCTGGTTGCCCCACAATGGGAGTTCAAGCCACGGGGTGAGTCAGGGAAAATGATTTCCGAACTCTTGCCCCATCTGGCGGAACTGGCGGATGAGATGTGCTTCATCCACTCCATGACGGCAAAAAGTAATACGCATGGACCGGCCGAAAATCAGATGAGCACCGGATTCACGCTCGATGGATTCCCCAGTATCGGTGCCTGGATCAGCTATGCACTGGGAAGTGAGACCGCCGATCTTCCCAGCTTTGTTGCCATCCCCGATCCGCGTGGGGTCCCGCAAGCAGCATCGAACAACTGGAACAGCGCTTTTCTACCCGCTGTGTTCCAGGGTACTCCGTTTAATGCAGACAAACCCATCGCGAACCTGTCGAGGCCGGCGGAGATCCCTGAGGCGAACGAGGTGGCCACGCTCGACTTCCTCAAGCGACTCAATCGGCGGCACCTCGAGCAGCACCAGGGTGACTCTAACCTCGCAGCGCGGATCGCCAGCTATGAACTGGCCGCGCGCCTGCAACTGCGTGCCGCCGAAGTCTCGGACCTTTCCCGCGAGAGTCAGGAAACTCAAGCACTCTACGGCATCCTCGACGATAACCCTGTCAAAGCTGGCTTCGGTCGCAATTGCCTGCTGGCACGTCGACTGCTTGAACAAGGGGTCCGATTCGTCCAGCTCTTTAACGGCTCGTATGCCATGGGCGAAGGTGTGGGAAACTGGGATGGCCACAAGACCCTGAAATCCCAATATGAGGTGCATGCCCCCATTCTTGACCAGCCCGCCGCCGCATTGTTGACGGACCTGAAACGAACAGGCCTGCTGGAAGATACACTCGTCGTCTTCGTGACAGAGTTCGGTCGCATGCCCACGTTCCAGAAAGGAGCCAGTGGCCGCGACCATAATCCGAAGGGGTTCACAACGTGGCTGGCAGGAGCAGGCGTCAAACGAGCGTATAGCTATGGCGCCACGGATGACTTCGGACACACTGCTGTCGTCCAGCCCACCACAATCTATGACCTGCACGCGACGATTCTGCACCTGCTAGGTTTGGATCACGAGCGACTGTCATTTTATCACAACGGGATTGAACGCCGCCTGACCGATGTGCACGGCCACGTCCTGCACGACATCCTGGCCTGA
- a CDS encoding glycine--tRNA ligase has protein sequence MAVENRMDKIVALAKRRGFIFQSSEIYGGLNGFWDYGPLGVELKRNVRQAWWADMITEHDEVTTPEGAPSPFDMVGVETSIVMHPQVWKVSGHFDLFADKLQDCRECKGRFRADHIGTSECPLKPSKHPGEHDKCQLTEPRDFNLMFETHTGAVRSEETRAFLRPETAQGMFVNFKNVCDSSRVKIPFGIAQIGKSFRNEITPRNFIFRSREFEQMEMEFFCHPSQSLEWYRYWRDRRYNWYLKHGISAGNLILREHTAEELAHYSVGTADLEYAFPFLDEGSYGELEGVAHRGDFDLRSHSEGKLCKQDGKLVVELGPDGKPKYAGSGKDLSYFDDQIRERYVPHVIEPAAGCDRATLAFLCEAYHEDEQPDEKGVMQSRVMLKFHPKLAPIKVAIFPLIKKDGMPEKAAAIYREFKQAGIAATYDQQAAIGRRYRRMDEIGTPFCVTVDSETMSGDTVTIRDRDTLEQIRVPVKEIVDHVRGRMASC, from the coding sequence ATGGCCGTCGAAAACCGTATGGACAAAATCGTCGCGCTCGCAAAGCGGCGGGGATTCATTTTTCAGTCGTCCGAGATCTATGGCGGTTTGAACGGATTCTGGGATTACGGTCCGCTTGGCGTTGAACTCAAGCGAAACGTGCGGCAGGCCTGGTGGGCCGACATGATCACCGAGCATGACGAAGTCACGACGCCCGAAGGGGCACCCAGTCCGTTCGACATGGTGGGTGTCGAAACTTCGATCGTGATGCACCCTCAAGTCTGGAAGGTGTCGGGCCATTTCGATCTGTTCGCGGATAAGCTTCAGGATTGCCGCGAATGTAAAGGACGGTTCCGCGCGGACCATATCGGGACCAGCGAGTGTCCGCTGAAGCCTTCGAAGCATCCTGGCGAGCATGACAAGTGCCAGTTGACCGAACCGCGCGACTTCAACCTGATGTTCGAAACGCATACCGGCGCGGTTCGTTCTGAAGAGACCCGTGCATTCCTGCGGCCTGAAACGGCACAGGGGATGTTCGTGAACTTCAAGAACGTCTGCGATTCCAGTCGCGTCAAGATTCCATTCGGGATTGCGCAGATCGGTAAGAGTTTCCGCAATGAGATCACACCGCGTAACTTCATTTTCCGCTCTCGTGAATTTGAGCAGATGGAGATGGAGTTCTTCTGTCATCCAAGTCAGTCGCTCGAGTGGTACCGCTACTGGCGCGACCGCCGCTACAACTGGTATCTCAAGCATGGGATCTCGGCAGGGAATCTGATTTTGCGAGAACATACCGCCGAAGAGCTTGCGCACTACTCAGTCGGTACTGCGGATCTCGAGTACGCCTTCCCATTCCTCGACGAGGGATCGTACGGAGAACTTGAAGGGGTTGCGCACCGCGGCGACTTCGACTTGCGGTCACACTCGGAAGGGAAGCTCTGCAAACAGGATGGCAAGCTGGTCGTTGAACTGGGCCCTGATGGAAAGCCCAAGTATGCGGGCAGCGGCAAAGACCTGTCTTATTTCGATGACCAGATTCGCGAGCGATATGTTCCTCACGTGATCGAACCTGCAGCGGGCTGTGATCGTGCCACCCTGGCGTTCCTCTGTGAAGCCTACCACGAAGATGAACAGCCGGACGAAAAGGGTGTCATGCAGTCACGCGTGATGCTGAAGTTCCATCCGAAGCTGGCTCCGATCAAGGTTGCGATCTTCCCGCTGATCAAAAAGGATGGCATGCCAGAGAAGGCGGCCGCCATTTATCGCGAGTTCAAGCAGGCCGGGATTGCCGCTACCTACGATCAGCAGGCCGCGATTGGCCGCCGGTACCGCCGTATGGATGAAATCGGTACTCCGTTCTGCGTTACGGTCGACAGCGAAACCATGTCGGGTGATACCGTCACGATCCGGGACCGCGACACGCTCGAACAGATTCGCGTTCCGGTCAAGGAGATCGTTGACCACGTTCGTGGTCGCATGGCGAGTTGCTGA
- a CDS encoding DUF1573 domain-containing protein, with translation MFLCVVRTACLLSAFLAVSPLSAQDQNWGRKMFDKTEIKFGSVAKNSDVTFKITLTNIFKEAIQVSSVSTSCGCISWQDKTPITIPSGERQELTIRLDTIRHQGDKHVRAFVSLLEPTRGSTSQVTIPVEGRIRQDVVLQTNNLNFGVVDIGRAMEHRMTVSYSGGRPDWKITDAKVNNPHLTTKVVEKNRSGGTANYEVIVTLDAKAPVGKLRDQMLIVTNEGSDNGYATTVDAQIEPDIVVSDVQLGKLDAGQSKTVTVVVRGKKPFRIQKIDREKQDDVFKVKSSDADQMIHTLSLTCTPSEQDGLFEEVFSLTISGREQPVTFKAKGRVAEHSVTVAKPVIETSAPQP, from the coding sequence ATGTTCCTCTGCGTAGTTCGTACCGCCTGCCTTCTTTCCGCCTTTCTCGCTGTCAGCCCCCTATCGGCACAAGACCAGAACTGGGGCCGAAAGATGTTCGACAAGACCGAAATCAAATTTGGTTCAGTCGCCAAAAACTCCGATGTAACTTTCAAGATTACGCTGACAAACATTTTTAAGGAGGCCATTCAGGTCTCCAGCGTCAGCACCTCGTGCGGTTGCATCTCGTGGCAGGACAAAACTCCCATTACGATCCCGTCGGGTGAGCGCCAGGAACTGACAATCCGCCTCGACACAATCCGGCACCAGGGGGACAAACACGTCCGCGCGTTCGTTTCCCTGCTGGAACCGACCCGAGGCTCGACCTCGCAGGTCACCATCCCTGTCGAAGGCCGAATCCGGCAGGATGTTGTGCTGCAGACGAACAACCTCAACTTTGGCGTCGTTGACATCGGCCGCGCGATGGAGCATCGCATGACGGTTTCCTACAGTGGTGGCCGCCCCGACTGGAAGATTACTGACGCAAAAGTCAACAACCCGCACCTGACGACCAAAGTCGTGGAAAAGAACCGCAGTGGCGGAACCGCAAACTACGAAGTGATTGTCACCCTCGACGCCAAAGCTCCAGTCGGAAAACTCCGGGACCAGATGCTGATCGTCACAAACGAAGGAAGTGACAATGGGTATGCGACCACCGTCGATGCCCAAATTGAACCCGACATTGTGGTATCAGATGTCCAGTTAGGGAAATTGGATGCAGGCCAGTCGAAGACAGTGACCGTGGTCGTGCGTGGCAAAAAGCCCTTTCGCATCCAGAAAATCGACCGTGAGAAACAGGACGATGTATTCAAGGTGAAATCTTCCGATGCCGATCAGATGATCCACACCTTATCACTCACTTGCACTCCGTCAGAGCAGGACGGGTTGTTTGAAGAAGTGTTCTCACTTACTATCTCCGGACGTGAGCAACCAGTGACCTTTAAGGCGAAAGGTCGCGTGGCAGAACATTCGGTCACTGTCGCCAAGCCAGTGATTGAAACTTCCGCACCGCAACCATAG
- a CDS encoding RidA family protein has translation MSAEARVAELQLELPPAPKPGGIYHPVLIVGNLAYVSGHGPLRQDGTMITGRVGDSMSEADAYLAARQVGLTMLATLRRELGSLDRIERLVKTLGMVNATPDFGNHPQVINGFSNLMVEVWGETKGRGARSAVGMGSLPSNIPVEVETIFELKA, from the coding sequence ATGAGTGCCGAAGCCCGCGTCGCCGAGTTACAACTGGAACTTCCTCCGGCTCCGAAACCTGGTGGTATTTATCATCCGGTGTTGATCGTCGGGAACCTGGCCTATGTCTCCGGGCATGGCCCCCTGCGGCAGGATGGGACGATGATTACCGGCCGGGTGGGTGACTCGATGAGTGAAGCTGATGCTTACCTCGCTGCCCGGCAGGTGGGCCTCACCATGCTGGCGACCCTGCGCCGAGAACTGGGAAGCCTCGATCGAATCGAGCGGCTTGTCAAAACTCTGGGAATGGTCAACGCCACTCCCGACTTTGGCAATCATCCCCAGGTCATCAATGGCTTCAGTAATCTGATGGTGGAAGTCTGGGGTGAAACGAAAGGCCGCGGAGCCCGCAGCGCTGTCGGAATGGGGTCGCTCCCTTCGAACATTCCGGTCGAGGTCGAAACGATTTTTGAGTTGAAGGCGTGA
- a CDS encoding substrate-binding domain-containing protein has product MTFPLESRNQVRQRRLELNMTQAQLADQAGISRTAVTAIEGNRLVPSVASALALAAVLKTSVEELFARSSAVQPTEVWAWKGGAETTRCWRADVSGRTVIYPASASPMLAMIASSVQPSPEYGATDEASETLVMACCDPAAGLLASLYAAVTGLRLIVLPRSSRQAIRMLQDGLVHLAGLHFSTRDEPDRNFDVIHETLGTGFQSIRLSRWQEGIVVRPEPRPRTVEGLLKTRLRWVGREAGSGARQCYDRLTQNGKAPRHLASDHRGVVEAVKAGWADAGICVQLASAEAGLDFLPLQEEAFDVCFRAGSIDDRRIKAFIKVVRSTAYREMIGELPGYDVRETGEIRVCQ; this is encoded by the coding sequence ATGACTTTCCCACTGGAATCGCGAAATCAGGTTCGACAGCGGCGTTTAGAGCTGAATATGACGCAAGCTCAGCTTGCTGATCAGGCGGGGATTTCCCGTACAGCCGTGACCGCCATCGAGGGAAATCGCCTGGTTCCGTCGGTCGCGTCGGCGCTGGCTCTGGCGGCTGTTTTGAAGACATCCGTCGAGGAACTCTTCGCTCGCTCTTCTGCGGTACAACCGACAGAGGTCTGGGCCTGGAAGGGGGGCGCGGAGACAACGCGATGCTGGCGAGCGGATGTCTCGGGAAGGACGGTCATCTATCCAGCCAGTGCCTCGCCAATGCTGGCAATGATTGCGTCATCCGTTCAGCCGTCGCCGGAATACGGGGCTACGGATGAAGCGAGTGAAACGCTGGTGATGGCGTGTTGTGATCCTGCGGCGGGGCTCTTGGCGAGCTTGTACGCCGCCGTGACGGGTTTGCGTCTGATCGTCCTGCCTCGTTCGAGTCGCCAGGCGATCAGGATGCTGCAGGATGGCCTGGTCCATCTGGCGGGTTTGCACTTTTCGACTCGGGACGAGCCCGATCGAAACTTTGATGTGATCCACGAGACGCTGGGAACCGGCTTTCAATCGATCCGGCTGTCTCGCTGGCAGGAAGGGATAGTTGTCCGTCCGGAGCCCAGGCCTCGAACGGTGGAAGGTCTGCTGAAAACAAGGCTGCGGTGGGTCGGACGTGAGGCAGGTTCGGGGGCCCGCCAGTGCTATGATCGTCTGACTCAGAACGGAAAAGCACCGCGGCATCTGGCCTCGGACCATCGGGGCGTCGTTGAAGCGGTCAAAGCGGGTTGGGCCGACGCAGGAATTTGTGTTCAGCTCGCTTCCGCAGAGGCGGGCCTCGATTTTCTACCTCTTCAGGAAGAGGCGTTCGATGTCTGCTTTCGGGCCGGCAGCATCGATGACCGACGCATCAAAGCCTTTATTAAAGTTGTTCGTTCAACCGCCTACCGCGAAATGATCGGCGAACTGCCGGGGTATGACGTGCGTGAAACGGGCGAGATCAGGGTCTGCCAATGA
- the cysK gene encoding cysteine synthase A, which produces MPVFKDNSESIGRTPLVKINRLAEGLNATILAKIEGRNPAYSVKCRIGAAMIWDAEANGKLKPGMHVVEPTSGNTGIALAYVCAARGYSLTLTMPETMSVERRMMLRSFGAELILTPGADGMKGAIAKAEELSRQDGWFMPQQFKNPANPAIHFKTTGPEIYNDTEGKIDIFVAGVGTGGTITGVTRYLKNEKKLPIKSIAVEPTNSPVLSGGAPGKHKIQGIGAGFIPDILDRSVIDEVIQVTDEESIETAKKLMRLEGITCGISCGAAMAAALKVAARPESAGKTIVTILPDSGERYLSTALFEDLRG; this is translated from the coding sequence ATGCCAGTTTTTAAGGACAATTCGGAATCCATCGGCCGAACACCACTCGTCAAGATCAATCGCCTCGCCGAGGGTTTGAACGCCACAATTCTGGCAAAAATTGAAGGCCGAAATCCCGCGTACAGCGTCAAGTGCCGAATCGGCGCCGCCATGATCTGGGATGCCGAAGCCAACGGCAAACTCAAACCCGGAATGCACGTGGTCGAACCGACAAGCGGTAACACCGGGATCGCGCTAGCCTACGTCTGTGCGGCTCGCGGATACTCACTGACCCTCACCATGCCCGAAACGATGTCAGTCGAGCGACGCATGATGCTGCGAAGCTTCGGAGCCGAGCTGATTCTGACCCCCGGCGCGGACGGGATGAAAGGGGCTATCGCCAAGGCGGAAGAACTTTCGCGGCAAGACGGCTGGTTCATGCCACAACAGTTCAAGAACCCAGCCAACCCTGCGATCCACTTCAAAACCACAGGCCCTGAAATCTACAACGACACTGAAGGGAAGATTGATATCTTCGTGGCCGGGGTCGGCACGGGCGGTACCATCACCGGCGTAACTCGATACTTGAAAAACGAGAAGAAGCTGCCGATCAAGTCGATCGCGGTTGAGCCGACCAACAGCCCCGTTCTCTCTGGCGGAGCCCCTGGAAAACACAAGATTCAGGGGATCGGTGCCGGCTTCATCCCCGACATCCTCGACCGCTCAGTTATCGATGAAGTAATTCAAGTAACCGATGAGGAATCGATTGAGACGGCGAAGAAGCTGATGCGGCTCGAGGGAATCACCTGCGGTATCAGTTGCGGAGCCGCAATGGCCGCGGCACTGAAAGTCGCTGCCCGCCCTGAATCGGCCGGCAAGACGATTGTCACAATCCTGCCCGACAGCGGTGAACGCTATCTTTCAACCGCTCTGTTTGAGGACCTCCGCGGTTAG
- a CDS encoding Gfo/Idh/MocA family protein — translation MSNSQVNVAMIGLGFGAEFIPIYQAHPNANVYAICQRNKEHLNVIGDQFNIEKRFTDYSEVLKDPKVDFVHINSPIPDHATMSMQALRAGKHVMCTVPMATTVEECQQICELVKQTGLKYMMAETVVYSREFLFIKDLYEKGELGKIQHLAASHPQDMDGWPSYWEKMIPMHYATHVVSPCLGLLNGRAEYVSCFGSGTVRDDIAQKSGNKFAVESCHIKIKDSDVTAHIWRFLYDVARQYRESFDVYGTKKSFEWTLVEGEPHVIHTAKKPEHEIPSKIEVPDFAHLLPEPIRKFTQSIQDADHLSFIQGGGHGGSHPHLVHEMVSALIENRDPWPNATLSANWTCVGILAHESALKGGEVLRLPEFTLS, via the coding sequence ATGAGCAATTCGCAAGTGAACGTCGCCATGATCGGACTTGGCTTTGGAGCCGAGTTCATTCCCATTTATCAGGCGCATCCCAATGCCAACGTCTACGCGATCTGTCAGCGGAACAAAGAGCATCTGAACGTGATTGGCGATCAATTCAATATCGAGAAGCGATTCACGGATTACAGCGAAGTCCTGAAAGACCCCAAGGTCGATTTCGTTCACATCAATTCGCCCATTCCCGATCACGCGACGATGTCGATGCAGGCCTTGCGGGCGGGCAAGCACGTCATGTGTACGGTCCCGATGGCAACCACGGTCGAAGAATGTCAGCAGATCTGTGAACTGGTCAAGCAGACCGGCCTCAAGTACATGATGGCGGAAACCGTCGTCTACTCACGCGAGTTCCTCTTCATCAAGGATCTCTACGAGAAGGGTGAACTCGGGAAAATCCAGCATCTGGCCGCGTCGCATCCGCAGGACATGGATGGGTGGCCCTCGTACTGGGAAAAAATGATCCCGATGCACTACGCCACCCACGTTGTCAGCCCGTGTCTGGGGTTGCTCAACGGGCGTGCCGAGTACGTCAGTTGCTTTGGTTCAGGGACGGTTCGGGACGATATCGCACAAAAGTCGGGGAACAAGTTCGCGGTGGAATCCTGTCACATCAAGATCAAGGATTCTGACGTCACCGCGCATATCTGGCGATTCCTGTATGACGTCGCGCGACAGTACCGTGAGAGCTTCGATGTCTACGGGACCAAGAAGAGCTTTGAATGGACGCTCGTTGAGGGTGAACCTCACGTGATTCACACCGCGAAAAAGCCCGAGCATGAAATTCCGTCCAAGATCGAAGTGCCGGACTTCGCTCACCTCTTGCCAGAGCCGATCCGCAAGTTTACACAGTCGATTCAGGACGCAGATCATCTGTCGTTCATTCAGGGAGGTGGGCACGGGGGATCCCATCCGCATCTGGTCCACGAAATGGTCAGCGCACTGATAGAAAATCGTGATCCCTGGCCGAATGCCACTCTATCCGCCAACTGGACCTGCGTCGGAATTCTGGCGCATGAATCGGCGCTGAAAGGTGGGGAGGTCCTGCGACTGCCCGAGTTTACACTGTCCTGA
- a CDS encoding SDR family NAD(P)-dependent oxidoreductase — protein sequence MDLHLQDRVAVVFGGASGIGLACATELAREGCRIALCDVSSSGIEAAASLGHEFPVPVIALSVDVSRQDQVQSAVEQLEAELGPVEIMVHAAAIGSGKFGFPFTNLSPADWPRVLEINILGMVNVAHVIGPRMISRARGAMTFVSSVAGQIGSQTDPPYSASKAANINFAQCLAKDLAPHGVRVNTVCPGMVQTPLNRAVWQAWNDQQPEESRRSYEEWANDKVRSVIPLKRWQKPEDIANLITFLSSDRASEMTGQTINVDGGFVMHW from the coding sequence ATGGATCTTCATCTGCAGGATCGGGTTGCAGTGGTTTTTGGCGGCGCAAGTGGCATCGGACTGGCTTGTGCGACCGAGCTGGCACGCGAAGGTTGCAGGATCGCGCTTTGCGATGTTTCGTCGTCGGGAATCGAAGCCGCGGCATCCCTCGGACACGAGTTTCCGGTTCCAGTAATCGCACTGTCCGTTGACGTCAGTCGCCAGGATCAGGTGCAGTCGGCAGTAGAACAGTTGGAGGCCGAACTGGGACCGGTCGAGATCATGGTGCATGCTGCTGCCATCGGTTCAGGCAAGTTCGGCTTTCCCTTCACCAACCTGTCTCCTGCTGACTGGCCGCGTGTGCTGGAGATTAACATTCTGGGGATGGTGAATGTGGCCCACGTGATTGGTCCCCGCATGATCTCACGCGCTCGTGGAGCGATGACGTTTGTCTCATCGGTGGCCGGACAGATCGGCTCGCAGACAGATCCCCCTTATAGCGCCAGTAAGGCGGCAAACATTAACTTTGCCCAGTGTCTTGCGAAGGACCTGGCCCCGCACGGTGTCCGCGTCAATACGGTCTGTCCGGGAATGGTTCAGACACCGCTGAATCGCGCCGTCTGGCAGGCGTGGAATGATCAGCAGCCGGAGGAAAGTCGTCGCAGCTACGAAGAGTGGGCGAACGATAAGGTTCGCAGTGTGATCCCGCTGAAACGGTGGCAAAAGCCGGAAGACATTGCGAATCTGATCACCTTTCTGTCGTCCGATCGCGCCTCGGAAATGACCGGTCAGACCATCAACGTCGATGGTGGGTTTGTCATGCACTGGTAA
- a CDS encoding zinc ribbon domain-containing protein, which translates to MSSISAGMRQLHRLRIKLREISDQLERGPRKIAARKQLIEKKKEEIEAQRNKLKQMKLAADQKNLQLKSSEGRIYDLSGKLNAAASNREYEALRSQIAADTMAKSVLEDEILEALDKVDVIQMEIKNAESDITTIESELQTLVQEVNSKEAGLKEQAAALEVEIAQAEEILPPDIVPQYRRLVQAYGADALAPVVNKSCSECYVSLTAQVYLELRAGRVRFCTCGRLMYVAEEE; encoded by the coding sequence ATGAGTTCGATTTCCGCTGGTATGAGACAACTGCACAGATTACGCATTAAACTGCGCGAGATTTCCGATCAGTTGGAAAGAGGCCCCCGTAAAATCGCGGCTCGCAAGCAACTCATTGAAAAGAAAAAAGAAGAGATCGAAGCCCAGCGCAACAAGCTGAAGCAGATGAAGCTGGCCGCCGACCAGAAGAACCTGCAGCTGAAATCCAGTGAAGGACGGATCTACGATCTCTCTGGAAAGCTCAACGCCGCCGCGAGTAACCGCGAATACGAAGCGCTTCGGTCACAGATTGCTGCTGATACGATGGCCAAGAGCGTTCTTGAAGACGAAATTCTGGAAGCGCTCGATAAGGTCGACGTCATCCAGATGGAAATCAAAAACGCCGAGTCGGACATCACGACCATCGAGTCCGAGCTTCAGACGCTGGTTCAGGAGGTCAATTCCAAGGAAGCGGGTTTGAAAGAACAAGCCGCTGCTTTGGAGGTGGAAATTGCTCAGGCTGAAGAAATCCTCCCCCCTGATATCGTTCCTCAATATCGGCGTCTCGTTCAGGCCTACGGGGCCGATGCACTGGCTCCGGTTGTTAACAAGTCCTGCAGCGAGTGTTACGTGTCACTCACAGCCCAGGTCTATCTTGAACTGCGAGCAGGTCGGGTTCGGTTTTGTACTTGTGGCCGTCTGATGTACGTCGCAGAAGAAGAGTAA